A genomic window from Sparus aurata chromosome 4, fSpaAur1.1, whole genome shotgun sequence includes:
- the spg7 gene encoding paraplegin has protein sequence MSAMLLQHHAALCRKHSRALLWTLSRRNSHLLANKSTSSSSVNNVLSRWDSVTEMLLSKSVRTLTSQPQKVIQSLLHRPLSPAMVGISKELIRNSLLRNPVGVANLLGATNFFSTSQSKQEKNKGNGPKGKTPEEDEDEKKRREQNDQMSRERVRTLIIIAVVMSVLNLINSSGGNISWNDFVNEMLAKGEVSRVQVIPESDIVEINLHPGAVIFGRPRLALTYRMQVANIDKFEEKLRAAEEELNIDGKDRIPVSYKRTGFFGNAIYALGMAAIGVAILWYVFRLAGMGGREGGFSAFNQLKMAKFTVVDGKSGKGVSFKDVAGMHEAKMEVKEFVDYLKSPERYLQLGAKVPKGALLLGPPGCGKTLLAKAVATEAQVPFLAMAGSEFVEVIGGLGAARVRSLFKEARGRAPCIVYIDEIDAVGKKRSNNMSGFSNTEEEQTLNQLLVEMDGMGTTDHVIVLASTNRADILDNALMRPGRLDRHIFIDLPTLQERKEIFEQHLKILKLTQPANSYSLRLAELTPGFSGADIANICNEAALHAAREGYKSIDTFNFEYAVERVIAGSVKKSKILSKEEQRVVAFHESGHALVGWLLEHTEAVMKVSIAPRTNAALGFAQILPRDQYLFTKEQLFERMCMALGGRTAEAITFNKVTTGAQDDLRKVTRVAYSMVKQYGMCDGVGQVSFPETEEQGAVGRRPFSQGLQQQMDHEAKLLIARAYRHTEKLLLDNKDKLTLLANALLEREVVNYDDIEALLGPPPHGPKKMIAPQSWVEAERDKQDTGEDEPQPPPRKNREDEVDPQLA, from the exons ATGTCAGCTATGTTGTTGCAGCATCATGCTGCCCTCTGTAGAAAACACAGTAGAGCTTTGTTGTGGACACTGTCCAGACGAAACTCTCATTTATTAGCAAACAAGTCGACATCCAGCAGCAGTGTTAATAATGTGCTGTCCAGATGGGATAGTGTCACAGAGATGCTTCTGTCGAAGTCAGTGCGGACCCTTACAAGCCAGCCACAGAAAGTCATTCAG AGTCTTCTCCACAGACCTTTGAGTCCGGCCATGGTCGGAATCAGCAAAGAGTTAATCAGGAACAGCCTGTTGAGGAACCCTGTCGGTGTGGCAAATCTATTAG GGGCAACAAACTTCTTCAGTACATCTCAATCtaaacaagagaaaaataaaggtaATGGACCAAAGGGAAAAActccagaggaagatgaag ATGAGAAGAAGCGTCGAGAGCAGAATGACCAGATGTCCCGGGAGCGCGTGCGGACCCTCATCATTATAGCAGTCGTCATGTCTGTGTTGAACTTAATTAATAGCAGCGGCGGTAACATCTCCTGGAATGACTTTGTCAATGAGATGTTGGCCAAGGGAGAGGTGTCACGTGTGCAGGTCATTCCCGAGAGTGACATTGTAGAAATCAACCTTCATCCTGGAGCGGTCATCTTCGGAAGGCCT aggCTTGCGCTCACGTACAGAATGCAGGTCGCCAACATTGACAAATTTGAGGAGAAGCTGAGAGCTGCTGAAGAAGAGCTGAATATTGACGGCAAGGACAGAATACCGGTTTCTTACAAACGCACTGGATTCTTCGGGAA TGCCATCTACGCTCTGGGAATGGCTGCTATTGGCGTGGCCATTCTCTGGTATGTCTTTCGACTCGCAGGCATGGGTGGCAGAGAGGGCGGCTTCAGTGCTTTC AATCAACTGAAGATGGCCAAGTTCACTGTCGTGGACGGCAAGTCGGGTAAAGGTGTGAGTTTCAAAGATGTAGCAGGCATGCATGAGGCGAAGATGGAAGTAAAGGAATTTGTTGACTACCTCAAG AGTCCAGAACGATACCTCCAGCTGGGAGCCAAAGTTCCCAAGGGTGCATTGCTGCTCGGGCCTCCAGGCTGTGGGAAGACCCTGCTGGCTAAGGCTGTAGCCACTGAGGCCCAGGTGCCTTTTCTGGCTATGGCTGGCTCTGAGTTTGTGGAGGTCATTGGAG gCTTGGGTGCTGCGAGAGTCAGAAGTCTGTTCAAAGAGGCTCGAGGCCGAGCACCCTGCATCGTCTACATTGACGAGATCGATGCTGTGGGAAAGAAGCGCTCCAACAACATGTCAGGCTTCTCCAACACCGAAGAGGAGCAAACCCTCAACCAGCTGCTGGTGGAGATGGATG gAATGGGAACCACGGACCATGTCATCGTCCTTGCTTCCACGAACAGAGCTGATATCTTGGACAATGCTCTAATGAGACCGGGCAGACTGGACAGGCACATCTTTATAGATCTGCCCACACTGCAG gagaggaaggagatcTTCGAGCAGCATCTGAAGATCTTGAAGCTGACCCAACCAGCTAATTCCTACTCTCTGCGTCTGGCTGAGCTCACACCAGGCTTCAGCG GTGCGGACATTGCTAACATTTGCAACGAGGCTGCCCTGCATGCTGCCAGAGAGGGGTACAAGTCCATCGATACCTTTAACTTTGAGTATGCAGTGGAGAGAGTGATAGCAG gaaGTGTAAAGAAGAGTAAGATCCTGTCTAAAGAGGAGCAGAGGGTGGTCGCCTTCCATGAGTCTGGACACGCCTTGGTGGGATGGCTGCTTGAGCACACAGAGGCCGTCATGAAG GTGTCTATTGCCCCGCGGACTAACGCAGCCCTGGGATTTGCCCAGATCCTACCTCGTGACCAGTACCTGTTCACCAAGGAGCAGCTGTTTGAGCGGATGTGTATGGCACTGGGAGGAAGAACTGCCGAAGCCATCACCTTCAACAAAGTTACAACAG GAGCTCAAGATGATTTACGTAAAGTGACACGTGTGGCATACTCCATGGTGAAGCAATATGGTATGTGTGACGGCGTCGGCCAGGTCTCGTTCCCGGAGACGGAGGAGCAAGGTGCCGTTGGACGTCGTCCTTTCAGCCAGGGTCTACAGCAGCAGATGGACCAC GAGGCTAAGTTGCTGATAGCCCGTGCTTACAGGCACACAGAGAAGCTGCTTCTGGACAACAAAGATAAGCTGACACTG TTGGCCAATGCACTGCTAGAGCGTGAGGTGGTGAACTATGACGACATTGAAGCCCTGCTGGGTCCACCCCCTCATGGGCCCAAGAAGATGATCGCCCCACAGAGCTGGGTGGAGGCTGAGAGGGACAAACAAGACACGGGAGAAGATGAACCTCAGCCACCTCCCCGCAAAAACAGAGAGGACGAAGTAGATCCGCAGCTTGCCTGA